The Cryomorphaceae bacterium 1068 genome window below encodes:
- the ccsA gene encoding cytochrome c biogenesis protein CcsA — MIEYLGEHTLIGRLGEVFVSTSFAAAFLAAISYFIASRSENDAYRRMGRAAFRLHSVALIATAVTLFIMLFNKYFEYDYVWKHANRDMPLRYIFSGFWEGQEGSFILWSFWNVVLGNILLLTAKKFENLTMMMVSIFQMLIGSMILGVYVLDFKLGNSPFDLIRELPENVGLPWTQMSNYLERIPSFSDGRGMNPLLQNYWMTIHPPTLFLGYASTLFPFAFAIAGLASGKLKEWIRPAIPWAFFSVSVLGIGILMGGAWAYEALSFGGFWAWDPVENASLIPWLTLVGAAHVMVVNQRKNRSQYTALFLTLITAILVMYASFLVHSGVLGDTSVHSFTDDGLMKQHLFILLFLVALSATLMLFETRLRLVYLAGIVVLIIAGWALELKVAAIVAFLIMSVIMPILAYKKFFVKPEKEEPLWSREFWIFIGSMVLLLSAAQIALETSKPIWNILAEPFAGPLMDIYSVTKIEGLKSLAEGKLAPNSDRINHFNKWQIPFAFVVTFLIAFTQFLRYGKSNFKQFGKKILLSLSVSLLITLAAATQLSYDGDEFILLILFFTTVFAVLANLDYAIRILKGKFNASGASVAHIGFGLVLLGALISTSRSEKISENASRFDIEQLSNDFNNNEDVLLFKQDTIMMGGYFVSYKERDKQGLNVYYKVEYFDAKPITYKEGDHVIARGVVMRAKDNHVPGPDFILDQKDHWEVVKDPRGMMLDSIPRWTQYRPGKKLFDLNPRIQLNPEFGNVAEPSTKRYWNKDIYTHIRWAELEVDTDATGFRAATELKLGVGDTALVGSNSVRLNQLSVVKDEEREKYRIAPNDLAVKARIGIKTADGEVFEVEPLYILRDSILPVPDPVIQDESGVRVNFDKIDPVTGKHTFFVAERFANRKEFIVMQAIQFPMINILWIGCIIMFLGTVMAIRHRIRLSKKGKKA; from the coding sequence ATGATAGAATACCTGGGAGAGCACACCTTAATCGGAAGGCTCGGAGAAGTATTTGTGTCCACTTCATTTGCGGCAGCATTTCTTGCGGCCATCTCTTATTTCATTGCCAGTCGTTCGGAAAATGACGCTTATCGTCGAATGGGAAGGGCTGCATTCAGGCTGCATTCGGTGGCATTGATTGCTACGGCTGTCACGCTGTTTATCATGCTCTTCAATAAGTACTTTGAGTACGATTACGTATGGAAACACGCCAATCGCGACATGCCGTTGCGGTATATATTCTCTGGTTTTTGGGAAGGACAAGAAGGTAGCTTTATTCTGTGGAGCTTCTGGAATGTGGTGCTGGGAAACATCTTGTTGCTGACTGCCAAAAAATTTGAAAATCTGACCATGATGATGGTCTCTATTTTTCAGATGCTCATCGGTAGCATGATTCTGGGTGTCTATGTCCTTGACTTTAAATTGGGAAACAGTCCATTTGACCTCATTCGCGAATTGCCCGAGAATGTAGGCCTGCCTTGGACACAAATGTCCAACTACCTCGAGCGTATCCCCAGCTTCAGTGATGGACGCGGGATGAACCCGCTTTTGCAGAATTACTGGATGACCATCCATCCACCTACACTTTTCTTGGGTTATGCATCTACTTTGTTTCCTTTCGCCTTCGCCATTGCCGGATTGGCTTCGGGCAAGTTGAAGGAATGGATTAGACCAGCTATTCCATGGGCCTTTTTCAGTGTGTCCGTTTTGGGAATCGGAATTCTCATGGGTGGAGCTTGGGCATACGAAGCATTGAGCTTTGGTGGATTCTGGGCCTGGGATCCTGTTGAAAATGCCTCCTTAATTCCTTGGCTTACCTTGGTTGGAGCTGCTCACGTAATGGTGGTCAACCAAAGAAAGAATCGTTCGCAATACACCGCGCTTTTTCTCACATTGATCACTGCCATTTTGGTGATGTACGCCTCCTTTTTGGTGCATTCAGGAGTTCTTGGAGATACGTCTGTACACTCTTTTACCGACGATGGATTGATGAAACAGCACTTATTTATTCTACTGTTTCTGGTTGCATTGTCTGCAACGCTTATGTTATTTGAGACTCGTCTACGACTTGTCTACCTCGCGGGAATAGTCGTTCTCATCATTGCTGGTTGGGCCTTGGAATTGAAAGTTGCGGCCATCGTTGCTTTCTTGATCATGTCGGTAATCATGCCCATTCTCGCCTACAAAAAGTTCTTTGTCAAACCGGAAAAAGAAGAGCCACTATGGAGTCGGGAATTTTGGATTTTCATCGGATCGATGGTGCTTTTGCTTTCGGCAGCACAGATTGCTTTGGAAACGTCGAAGCCAATTTGGAATATTCTCGCCGAGCCTTTTGCAGGGCCGCTCATGGATATTTACTCTGTTACGAAAATCGAAGGACTGAAATCGCTCGCCGAAGGGAAACTAGCTCCTAATAGTGATCGAATCAATCACTTCAATAAGTGGCAGATTCCATTTGCTTTTGTGGTCACATTCCTCATTGCATTCACTCAATTTTTACGATACGGAAAGAGCAATTTCAAGCAGTTTGGCAAGAAGATTCTTCTCAGTCTTTCCGTATCGCTGCTGATCACATTGGCGGCAGCCACTCAGTTGAGTTACGATGGCGATGAGTTCATTCTATTGATTCTTTTCTTTACCACTGTTTTTGCCGTCTTAGCGAATTTGGATTACGCCATTCGAATCCTTAAAGGCAAATTCAACGCGTCAGGAGCAAGTGTTGCGCATATTGGTTTTGGATTGGTCCTTTTGGGAGCTTTGATTTCCACCTCGCGCAGTGAAAAGATTTCGGAAAATGCCTCGCGTTTTGATATAGAGCAGCTCAGCAATGACTTTAATAACAATGAGGATGTATTGCTATTTAAGCAAGACACGATCATGATGGGCGGCTATTTTGTGAGTTACAAAGAGCGGGATAAGCAGGGGCTTAACGTTTACTACAAAGTGGAGTATTTCGATGCCAAGCCCATTACCTACAAGGAAGGCGATCATGTGATAGCTCGCGGAGTGGTAATGCGAGCTAAGGATAATCACGTTCCCGGGCCTGACTTCATTCTCGACCAAAAAGATCATTGGGAAGTGGTAAAAGATCCGCGAGGAATGATGCTGGATTCCATTCCACGATGGACGCAGTATCGCCCTGGCAAAAAGCTATTCGATTTGAATCCCAGAATTCAGTTGAACCCCGAATTTGGAAACGTAGCTGAGCCTTCAACGAAGCGGTACTGGAATAAAGATATATACACACATATACGCTGGGCCGAACTGGAAGTAGACACGGATGCCACAGGGTTCCGCGCAGCCACCGAGCTGAAATTGGGTGTAGGCGATACAGCTTTGGTCGGATCCAACTCCGTACGGCTCAATCAGCTGTCGGTTGTAAAAGACGAGGAGAGAGAAAAGTACCGTATCGCTCCGAATGACTTGGCTGTGAAAGCGCGAATCGGAATAAAAACTGCGGATGGAGAAGTATTTGAAGTGGAGCCTCTTTACATCTTGCGCGATTCCATCTTGCCCGTTCCTGATCCGGTCATTCAGGACGAGTCAGGTGTTCGAGTGAATTTTGATAAGATTGATCCCGTCACGGGAAAACACACCTTCTTCGTGGCCGAACGTTTTGCAAACAGGAAGGAATTTATCGTGATGCAGGCTATCCAATTCCCGATGATCAATATCCTGTGGATTGGCTGTATCATTATGTTTTTAGGAACAGTAATGGCGATTCGTCACCGCATTAGGCTTTCGAAAAAAGGTAAAAAAGCATGA
- a CDS encoding geranylgeranylglycerol-phosphate geranylgeranyltransferase, with the protein MQAFLQFLRLTRPLNLFIIALTMVLMRYFVLRPLVEVNGFELQLSFWQFLTLVVSTVLIAAAGNIINDYFDQRTDRVNKPNDIIVGVHVKRRVAMFVHQFFNLIGLAMAVYLAYSIGMWKLSIVSFFAAATLWFYSVQFKRDLIIGNLLIALLAGLVPILVGIYEIPLLIETYGEEVVQYFRIQRPSEDPSLYFKLLFYFILGYAAFAFALNLIRELQKDMADVKGDARIGARTVPLVYGIKNAKKVTAVLIVATIIALVVLQQKVVDDPYSLIYMMAAVILPLLAGLWVNHRAVRRPQFVRAGNFMKLAMLGGLLYSIVHYYIYYASELS; encoded by the coding sequence ATGCAAGCATTTCTGCAATTTTTGCGCCTCACGCGTCCGCTGAACCTTTTCATTATCGCACTCACCATGGTGCTGATGAGGTATTTCGTCCTTCGGCCTCTCGTCGAAGTTAATGGCTTCGAACTACAGCTTTCTTTCTGGCAGTTTCTCACTTTGGTGGTGAGCACAGTGCTAATTGCCGCTGCAGGAAACATCATTAACGATTATTTTGATCAGCGCACGGACAGGGTAAATAAACCCAATGACATTATTGTAGGAGTCCATGTGAAGCGCAGGGTTGCCATGTTCGTACATCAGTTTTTCAATTTGATTGGCCTGGCAATGGCGGTTTATCTCGCTTACTCCATTGGCATGTGGAAGCTTAGTATTGTAAGCTTTTTCGCTGCAGCGACATTGTGGTTCTATAGCGTTCAATTTAAGCGTGACTTGATCATCGGAAACCTGCTGATCGCCCTCCTGGCGGGATTGGTACCCATTCTAGTGGGGATTTATGAAATCCCGCTTCTTATAGAAACCTACGGTGAAGAAGTGGTACAGTATTTCAGAATTCAGCGACCTAGCGAAGACCCTTCATTGTACTTCAAGCTCTTGTTCTATTTCATTTTAGGCTACGCGGCTTTTGCCTTTGCGCTCAATCTCATTCGCGAATTGCAAAAGGATATGGCTGATGTAAAAGGAGATGCTAGAATAGGGGCCAGAACGGTGCCTTTGGTTTACGGAATTAAGAACGCCAAGAAGGTGACCGCTGTTTTGATAGTAGCTACTATCATTGCTCTGGTGGTTCTCCAGCAAAAAGTCGTTGACGATCCTTATTCTTTGATTTACATGATGGCTGCAGTTATTCTTCCATTGCTGGCAGGCCTTTGGGTAAATCATCGAGCGGTAAGGCGACCGCAATTCGTGCGAGCGGGAAATTTCATGAAATTGGCTATGCTTGGCGGATTGCTCTACAGCATAGTTCATTACTACATTTACTACGCCAGTGAATTATCTTGA
- a CDS encoding DUF2520 domain-containing protein — MSQFESIALIGNGRVAHQLGAALNDQGVNIEGVYGRNSAGAEKLAEKLDSRIIDNLSDLIQADLILLTVSDDAVSEVASQLNPRNKGLVAHTSGAVPLSALEGVKRKAVFYPLQSFSLDKNIVWENVPFCLEAENDEDLNGLGELAELLSQRIHVLSSDQRKSLHLAAVFANNFANLMFELSEDLLAKAEIDRSILHPLILETANKVLMQSAKVSQTGPAARGDKQTIKMHRALLGEGNSYRNIYDRLTNEIYNRTHEQEL; from the coding sequence ATGAGTCAGTTTGAGTCCATCGCATTAATCGGAAACGGAAGAGTGGCCCATCAGCTTGGTGCCGCTTTGAATGACCAGGGTGTGAACATAGAAGGTGTTTACGGCAGAAATTCAGCTGGAGCTGAGAAACTGGCAGAAAAACTAGATTCAAGAATCATAGACAATTTGTCTGATCTCATTCAAGCTGATTTAATTTTGCTGACCGTTTCTGATGATGCTGTCTCTGAAGTGGCAAGTCAACTGAACCCTAGAAACAAAGGACTTGTAGCCCACACTTCGGGAGCGGTGCCACTCTCTGCTTTGGAAGGTGTGAAGAGAAAGGCCGTTTTCTATCCCCTGCAAAGTTTCTCACTCGATAAGAATATTGTTTGGGAGAATGTTCCCTTTTGCCTTGAGGCGGAAAACGATGAGGACCTGAACGGATTAGGAGAACTAGCTGAGTTGCTTTCACAGCGCATTCACGTTTTGTCTAGCGATCAGCGCAAGAGCCTTCACTTAGCTGCTGTTTTTGCAAATAACTTCGCCAACCTGATGTTTGAGCTTTCGGAAGATCTTTTGGCGAAAGCCGAAATAGACCGCAGCATATTGCATCCGCTTATTTTGGAAACAGCCAACAAGGTACTGATGCAATCGGCAAAAGTTTCTCAAACGGGCCCTGCAGCCAGAGGAGATAAACAGACAATTAAAATGCATCGAGCCCTTCTGGGGGAAGGCAATTCCTACCGTAATATTTACGATCGTCTGACCAACGAAATTTACAATCGCACCCATGAGCAAGAGCTATAA
- a CDS encoding HAD hydrolase family protein, with the protein MSKSYKQRLHEITTLIFDVDGVFTDGMVLVMPDGQFVRRMNSKDSYAIQFAVKKGLRIAIITGGNSLAVRDGLHSLGVKHIFLQSRNKEEVFDTFVEKQGITAEEVLYMGDDIPDYRVMEKAGLAICPADASEEIKSISDYVSVKKGGHGCVRDIIEQTLKIQGKWFDEDALEW; encoded by the coding sequence ATGAGCAAGAGCTATAAGCAGCGTCTTCACGAGATTACCACACTAATTTTTGATGTAGACGGTGTTTTTACTGATGGAATGGTACTGGTAATGCCCGATGGGCAATTCGTAAGGAGGATGAATTCCAAGGACAGCTATGCCATTCAATTTGCAGTTAAAAAGGGGTTGCGCATTGCCATCATTACCGGTGGAAATTCCTTGGCAGTCAGGGATGGGCTGCATAGCTTGGGAGTAAAACACATTTTTCTTCAAAGCCGAAATAAAGAGGAAGTCTTTGATACCTTTGTCGAAAAGCAGGGCATCACTGCGGAGGAAGTACTTTATATGGGAGATGATATTCCTGATTATCGAGTAATGGAGAAGGCTGGTTTGGCCATCTGTCCGGCAGACGCATCGGAAGAAATTAAGAGCATCAGCGATTATGTTTCGGTGAAGAAAGGCGGACACGGTTGTGTGAGAGATATCATCGAGCAAACCTTGAAGATTCAGGGAAAATGGTTTGATGAAGATGCCCTTGAATGGTAA
- the bshB1 gene encoding bacillithiol biosynthesis deacetylase BshB1 has translation MKLDILAIAAHPDDVELSASGTIIRSIKQGKKVGILDLTKGELGTRGTAELRAKEAEAASEVMGISIRENVGLPDGFLNNVKEQQLAIIPFIRKYRPDIVLANALADRHPDHGMGAALAAKSCFLSGLKAIPTLDENGNTQEAWRPRAVYHYIQDRYMHPDFVVDISAEWEKKVESIRAFSSQFYVGKEDNEPVTPISTPDFMKFLESRARDFGRSIGVQFGEGFVADRTIGISDLSDLL, from the coding sequence ATGAAACTGGACATTCTAGCCATCGCGGCTCACCCGGATGATGTGGAGTTGAGTGCTTCGGGCACTATCATCAGGTCTATCAAACAAGGAAAAAAGGTTGGTATCCTTGATCTCACCAAAGGAGAGCTGGGCACGCGTGGAACTGCTGAGTTAAGAGCTAAGGAGGCAGAAGCAGCTTCGGAAGTTATGGGGATTTCCATTCGCGAGAACGTTGGACTGCCTGATGGATTTCTGAACAATGTCAAGGAGCAGCAACTCGCTATCATTCCATTTATCAGGAAATACCGTCCCGACATTGTTTTGGCAAATGCCTTGGCCGACCGCCATCCAGACCATGGAATGGGTGCTGCATTGGCAGCCAAGTCGTGCTTCTTAAGCGGATTGAAAGCGATACCGACTCTTGATGAAAATGGAAATACCCAAGAAGCTTGGCGTCCAAGAGCGGTTTACCATTACATCCAAGATCGCTACATGCATCCCGATTTTGTAGTGGATATCTCTGCTGAGTGGGAGAAAAAGGTAGAGTCGATTCGGGCCTTTTCCAGTCAATTCTACGTTGGGAAAGAAGACAATGAACCTGTAACCCCCATTTCGACTCCGGATTTTATGAAGTTCTTGGAGTCCCGAGCCCGTGATTTCGGTCGCTCTATCGGAGTTCAGTTTGGAGAAGGCTTTGTGGCCGATCGCACAATTGGGATATCTGATCTTTCCGACCTTCTTTAG
- a CDS encoding Maf family nucleotide pyrophosphatase, whose translation MASKSPRRHELMKGMGIPFEVRTKEVNEDFDPALQGAEIPLFLAEKKANAFKSDLAKDEILVTSDTVVWLGNHVFNKPENVEEAVAMITELSGRTHEVITAVCLTTSEKQVVVSETTKVHFGLVEHEAIEWYVSEFKPFDKAGAYGIQEWIGYVGIEKIEGSFYNVMGFPTRLFYNELKKFIES comes from the coding sequence TTGGCTTCAAAATCACCCCGTCGACACGAGTTGATGAAAGGTATGGGGATTCCCTTTGAAGTGAGAACCAAAGAGGTGAATGAAGATTTTGACCCTGCCCTTCAAGGCGCTGAAATTCCTCTTTTCCTCGCGGAGAAAAAAGCAAATGCCTTTAAATCTGATTTAGCGAAAGACGAAATTCTGGTAACCTCCGACACGGTAGTTTGGCTGGGCAATCACGTTTTTAATAAGCCCGAAAATGTGGAAGAAGCGGTAGCTATGATTACCGAACTTTCAGGACGAACGCACGAAGTCATTACGGCGGTTTGTCTTACTACGTCAGAAAAACAAGTTGTGGTGAGTGAAACTACCAAGGTGCATTTCGGCCTGGTGGAGCATGAAGCCATTGAGTGGTATGTGAGTGAATTCAAACCTTTCGATAAAGCGGGTGCTTATGGCATCCAAGAATGGATCGGATACGTGGGGATTGAAAAAATCGAAGGTTCGTTTTACAATGTCATGGGCTTTCCCACGAGATTATTCTACAACGAGTTAAAGAAATTCATTGAGTCATGA